In the genome of Tetrapisispora phaffii CBS 4417 chromosome 14, complete genome, one region contains:
- the EMC6 gene encoding Emc6p (similar to Saccharomyces cerevisiae YLL014W; ancestral locus Anc_5.195): protein MSSDGYSDINFSGNIIKNKKSLLYVQDSTSLVFGLGAGIIQLESLNGFGFFLICYFSVSFLYSTWICQSNPSKYYLNPLYEIYFESLFRELTGYVMAWTFSYAIVG, encoded by the coding sequence atGAGTTCAGATGGTTATTCAGACATAAACTTTTCCGGTAACataataaagaataaaaagTCTCTACTTTATGTTCAAGATAGCACATCATTAGTATTTGGTCTTGGAGCGGGTATCATTCAATTGGAATCGTTAAATGGGTTTGGATTTTTCCTCATTTGTTACTTCAGTGTCTCGTTTCTGTATAGTACTTGGATCTGTCAATCTAATCCATCCAAATACTATTTGAATCCGCtatatgaaatatattttgaatctCTGTTTAGAGAGTTGACAGGATATGTAATGGCTTGGACATTTTCATATGCTATTGTTGGGTAA
- the TPHA0N00660 gene encoding uncharacterized protein (similar to Saccharomyces cerevisiae YEH1 (YLL012W) and YEH2 (YLR020C); ancestral locus Anc_5.200), producing the protein MYAFIYMWLWPPPLTGKASMWDTVSDIGIWIISTIVINFSLMVLFICSLYHHYIGKFFAGPRDVRGSDTTIKEDIADGQDDGMRHGASRHTRNASTSTTSPLNPNPNVIEEDLDNNIEYDHTVTNMAANPFVNGNEDLRLVASLNYYYNQVNIKIRELEVETDDGFILDLWHMEGCSGDHDIEANTGTRPVILLLHGLLQSCGSFASGGKRSLAYFFYEQGFDVWLGNNRCGLEKKYNRKKISSDKLWDWDIKHMAFLDLKCLVTNVLSNTGAEKLTLIGHSQGTTQTFYSLINHNEFNDFKLSEKLHNFVALAPAIYPGPLFKEKVFVRLMRKTIDSPLVFGKKSFMPIMMDMRNLLVGTKIFSFLSFVMFNFLFDWNDLLWDPSLRNRHFLFSPVHISVKLMQWWLSPDPNALSFANGYRSIFQTDRQWFPTSDDIDVNEIEKIDKAEPYYPKILLFVPKQDRLVDGKKLINHFIEYENAKMYKIWYIDEYSHLDTLWAEDVIERIGVPLVESLRLGL; encoded by the coding sequence ATGTATGcgtttatatatatgtggTTGTGGCCCCCCCCGCTCACAGGCAAGGCAAGCATGTGGGACACTGTCAGCGATATTGGTATCTGGATTATTTCCACCATCGTCATCAACTTTTCGTTGATGGTGCTGTTCATTTGCTCGTTATACCATCACTATATAGGGAAGTTCTTTGCAGGTCCAAGAGACGTCCGAGGTTCAGATACTACTATCAAAGAAGACATCGCAGATGGCCAGGATGATGGTATGAGGCACGGTGCCTCTAGGCACACTAGAAACGCATCCACCTCCACAACCTCGCCTTTGAATCCAAATCCAAACGTCATCGAGGAGGACTTGGACAACAACATCGAATATGACCACACAGTTACAAATATGGCTGCAAACCCGTTCGTTAACGGAAACGAGGATCTTAGACTGGTTGCAAGTTTGAATTACTACTACAATCAAGTTAACATAAAGATAAGAGAGTTGGAAGTGGAAACAGACGATGGGTTCATCCTAGATCTATGGCACATGGAAGGATGTTCCGGGGACCACGACATCGAGGCTAATACAGGAACTCGTCCAGTGATACTTCTTCTCCATGGCTTACTACAGAGTTGTGGGTCTTTCGCATCAGGGGGCAAAAGATCATTGGCGTATTTCTTTTATGAACAAGGTTTTGACGTCTGGCTAGGAAATAATAGATGTGGCTTagagaaaaaatataatagaaaaaaaataagcAGTGATAAATTATGGGATTGGGACATCAAGCACATGGCATTCCTGGATTTGAAATGTTTGGTAACAAACGTATTGTCTAACACTGGAGCGGAGAAATTGACATTGATTGGTCATTCACAAGGTACAACACAAACTTTTTATAGTTTAATTAATCATAAcgaatttaatgattttaaattgtCTGAAAAGTTACATAATTTCGTTGCTTTGGCTCCCGCAATTTACCCAGGTCCATTGTTTAAAGAGAAAGTCTTCGTTAGATTAATGAGAAAAACAATCGATAGTCCTTTGGTATTTGGTAAAAAATCGTTTATGCCCATTATGATGGATATGAGAAACTTATTGGTCGGTACAAAAATCTTTTCCTTCTTATCATTCGTTatgtttaattttttgttcGATTGGAATGATCTACTTTGGGATCCAAGTTTAAGGAATAGACATTTCTTATTTTCACCAGTTCATATCTCAGTTAAATTAATGCAATGGTGGCTCTCACCAGATCCAAATGCATTGTCATTCGCTAATGGTTACAGATCGATATTTCAAACAGATCGCCAATGGTTCCCAACTTCTGATGATATAGATgtaaatgaaattgaaaaaatagaTAAAGCTGAACCATATTAtccaaaaattttattgtttgttCCAAAACAAGATAGATTAGTTGATGgtaaaaaattaatcaatCATTTTATAGAATATGAAAATGCAAAAATGTATAAAATTTGGTACATCGATGAATATTCACATCTTGATACTTTATGGGCAGAAGATGTGATCGAAAGAATTGGTGTTCCTTTAGTCGAATCTTTAAGGTTGGGATtgtaa
- the TFG1 gene encoding transcription factor IIF subunit TFG1 (similar to Saccharomyces cerevisiae TFG1 (YGR186W); ancestral locus Anc_5.193), whose amino-acid sequence MSSSRGTPTGRNGGTGSTGSTNASPFIKHDRNRRNFLRAKLSNKDVSNGSIVKKEDPDLQEKRDHDLLKGVENRTNKINIKVKGEDNEVYNEFPLRAISKENLENMRTHLLKFQSKKVIKPLNDFHLPIRLHRKDTRNLQFQLTRAEIVQRQKEIMEYKKTQQAGGNTNANQNFNAKSYSTKNKHGSGVQDSVANKSNNTKTYDASTPVADSTIKTEPQTTTNLADDVKPLIENSDVKQEPTTELNNLQNDAQGKVQDSTPTSVDINGSTTKMITKLEEAGIAEDPTKVGMVRYDGEERVQEKDQFEEGTVDPLADIAPDGGGRAKRGNLRRKTRQIKVLDENAKKLRFEEFYPWVMEDFDGYNTWVGSYEAGNSDSYVLLSVEDDGSFTMIPADKVYKFTARNKYATLTIEEAEKRMDKKSGEVPRWLMKHLDNIGTTTTRYDRTKRRLKAVADQRRSIEGSESEHDDNSEVELDYDEEFADDEEAPIIDGNEQENKESEKRIKKEMLQANAMGLRDTEEVPDELNKEDDLFTEKKMDEEGERMKKALQKTELAALYSDDDGEINPYLSESDIEKQDKENEKDKEKENEKGSNEGSPVKKENSEESKISKRASPKKSRKTNKESNEPQIIIKSIKDCVIVLKANKKVLENFAPGEWNPEVSKRKREEMELNRDAVDSNGNLENDESELPAAKKIKTEDSSDVPIITEQDIMDAIGDGKVNVKDFGKSIRKKYPGSANKKLMFAIVKKLCRKVDNEHMELKNKPAGN is encoded by the coding sequence ATGTCTTCTAGTAGAGGTACCCCAACAGGAAGAAACGGTGGAACTGGATCCACTGGTTCTACTAATGCTTCTCCATTTATCAAACATGATAGAAACAGAAGAAACTTTTTAAGAGCAAAGCTATCGAATAAAGATGTTAGTAATGGAAGCATTGTTAAGAAAGAAGACCCAGACTTACAAGAAAAGAGAGACCATGACTTATTAAAAGGTGTCGAGAATAGAaccaataaaataaatatcaaaGTTAAAGGTGAAGACAACGAAGTATACAACGAATTTCCATTAAGAgcaatttcaaaagaaaatttagaaaatatgaGAACCCATTTATTGAAGTTTCAAAGTAAAAAAGTGATTAAACCATTAAATGATTTTCATTTGCCAATTAGATTGCATAGAAAAGATACAAGGAATTTacaatttcaattgacAAGAGCAGAAATTGTTCAAAgacaaaaagaaatcatGGAATACAAAAAGACACAGCAAGCCGGTGGCAATACCAATGCAAACCAAAACTTTAATGCAAAGTCATATTcaactaaaaataaacacGGTAGTGGAGTTCAAGATTCTGTTGCAAACAAAAGTAACAATACGAAGACTTATGATGCATCTACTCCTGTAGCAGATTCAACTATTAAAACTGAACCACAGACAACCACTAATTTGGCAGATGATGTAAAACCATTGATTGAAAATTCAGATGTTAAACAAGAACCAACAACTGAATTGAACAATCTTCAAAATGACGCTCAAGGCAAAGTACAAGATTCGACACCAACTTCAGTAGACATTAACGGCAGTACTACCAAGATGATTACTAAATTGGAAGAAGCTGGTATTGCAGAAGATCCAACGAAAGTAGGAATGGTGAGATATGACGGTGAAGAGAGAGTACAAGAAAAAGATCAATTCGAAGAAGGTACCGTCGATCCATTAGCTGATATTGCCCCAGATGGTGGTGGCCGTGCCAAGAGAGGTAATTTGAGAAGAAAAACAAGACAAATTAAGGTTTTAGACGAAAATGCTAAGAAGTTAagatttgaagaattttaCCCTTGGGTCATGGAAGATTTCGACGGTTACAATACATGGGTAGGTTCTTATGAGGCTGGTAACTCTGATTCATATGTTTTATTAAGTGTTGAAGATGATGGTAGTTTTACCATGATCCCAGCTGATAAAGTTTACAAATTTACTGcaagaaataaatatgcTACTTTAACAATTGAAGAAGCTGAGAAGAGAATGGATAAAAAAAGTGGTGAAGTTCCACGTTGGTTAATGAAGCATTTGGATAATATTGgtacaacaacaacaagaTACGATAGAACAAAGAGAAGACTGAAAGCAGTTGCCGATCAACGTAGAAGTATTGAAGGAAGTGAAAGTGAACACGACGACAATTCTGAAGTTGAATTAGATtatgatgaagaatttgctgatgatgaagaagctCCAATTATTGACGGTAATGAGCAAGAGAATAAAGAATctgaaaaaagaataaaaaaagaaatgttACAAGCCAATGCAATGGGCCTACGTGATACCGAAGAAGTCCCAGATGAATTAAACAAAGAGGATGATTTGTTTacagaaaagaaaatggaTGAAGAAGGTGAAAGAATGAAAAAAGCATTACAAAAGACAGAACTGGCCGCATTGTACTCAGATGATGATGGTGAGATTAATCCTTATTTGTCCGAATCAGACATAGAGAAACAAGATAAggaaaatgaaaaagataaagaaaaggaaaatGAAAAGGGAAGTAATGAAGGATCACCTGTTAAGAAGGAAAATAGTGAAGAAAGTAAGATTTCAAAGAGAGCATCTCCTAAAAAGAGTAGAAAGACAAATAAGGAGTCTAATGAACCacaaattataatcaaGAGTATCAAAGATTGTGTCATTGTCTTAAAAGCTAACAAGAAAgtattagaaaattttgCCCCAGGTGAATGGAATCCTGAAGTCTCAAAGCGTAAGAGAGAAGAGATGGAATTAAACAGAGATGCTGTTGACAGTAATGGAAATcttgaaaatgatgaatcTGAATTACCAGCTGCTAAAAAAATCAAGACAGAAGATTCAAGTGATGTACCAATTATTACTGAACAAGATATAATGGATGCTATTGGTGATGGTAAGGTAAATGTCAAGGACTTTGGTAAATCTATTAGAAAGAAATATCCAGGTTCTGCTAACAAAAAGTTGATGTTTGCTATCGTAAAAAAATTGTGCAGAAAAGTGGATAATGAACATAtggaattaaaaaataagcCAGCTGGAAATTAA
- the TPHA0N00670 gene encoding HAD family hydrolase (similar to Saccharomyces cerevisiae PSR1 (YLL010C) and PSR2 (YLR019W); ancestral locus Anc_5.202) — protein sequence MSFVFSLLCCLDNDTHKPESQSTIRERKAIQKELAGIQKAQTHNRHRSGSPAGKLHDGYNGLKTAKRAEIDEEDDDEVKDNETEVNVNVHRESDGNNDSEDDRNKNSVDTAFTASNEEDNNKTAEDNKNSNDHDNSNDNNTSNNNNNHNNDKHTSTKESRGTNMATGSDEDVNYIGNTTDEEKISSEKTRTHNLPDIAAIDSRTSEETNGLTKNASKRTTTNEDSTSDNDSLSYNADEYSQGYEQNDNTEHFIDLTLLQEGQSHAPGFDTLLPPIEKKFADRKCLVLDLDETLVHSSFKYLNIADFVLPVDIDNQVQNVYVSKRPGVDEFLKIVGDLYEVIVFTASVSRYGNPLMDILDPHKYIHHRLFRDSCYVYEGNYVKNLSQIGRPLGDIIILDNSPASYIFHPQHAIPISSWFSDSHDSELLNIIPLLEDLSKKSVLDVGKILDVAI from the coding sequence ATGAGTTTTGTATTTTCGCTGCTTTGCTGTCTGGACAATGACACGCATAAACCAGAGTCGCAGTCCACGATTCGAGAGCGTAAGGCTATCCAGAAAGAACTTGCAGGGATACAAAAGGCACAGACGCACAATCGTCATCGATCCGGATCTCCTGCCGGTAAGCTTCATGATGGATATAATGGGCTCAAAACCGCGAAGAGAGCAGAGATAGATGAGGAGGACGACGACGAAGTAAAGGATAATGAAACAGAGGTCAACGTCAATGTGCATAGAGAGAGTGATGGAAATAATGATAGTGAGGATGACAGAAATAAAAACAGCGTTGATACTGCATTCACAGCTTCGAATGAAGAagacaataataaaacgGCAGAGGATAACAAGAATAGTAATGACCATGATAAtagtaatgataataataccagtaacaataataacaacCATAACAATGATAAACATACCAGCACTAAGGAGAGTAGGGGGACTAACATGGCAACAGGCAGTGATGAAGATGTAAACTACATAGGAAACACAACAGATGAGGAGAAAATATCTAGCGAGAAAACAAGAACCCATAATTTACCTGATATTGCTGCCATTGATTCCCGCACGTCAGAAGAAACAAACGGACTTACAAAAAACGCATCTAAGAGGACCACAACCAATGAGGATTCAACTTCAGATAATGATTCACTTTCATATAACGCAGACGAATATTCCCAAGGTTACGAACAGAACGATAACACAGAACATTTTATAGATTTAACATTATTGCAAGAAGGTCAAAGCCATGCACCGGGATTTGATACACTACTGCCTCCAATTGAGAAAAAATTTGCAGACAGAAAATGTCTAGTACTGGATTTGGATGAAACTTTAGTTCattcttcatttaaatatttgaatatcgCTGATTTTGTTTTACCAGTAGATATTGATAACCAAGTTCAAAACGTTTATGTTAGTAAAAGACCTGGTGTTGATGAATTTCTAAAAATTGTCGGAGATCTCTACGAAGTGATTGTTTTCACAGCGAGTGTCTCGAGATACGGCAATCCACTAATGGACATTTTAGATCctcataaatatattcaccATAGACTATTCAGAGACTCATGTTATGTTTATGAAGGCAATTATGTGAAAAATCTATCACAGATAGGCAGGCCGTTGGGtgatataattattttagaTAATTCACCAGCATCTTATATTTTCCACCCCCAACATGCCATTCCCATTTCATCGTGGTTTTCTGATTCACATGATAgtgaattattaaatatcaTTCCTTTGTTAGAGGATCTTTCCAAAAAGTCTGTCCTTGATGTAGGAAAGATTTTAGACGTGGCAATATAA
- the PUF3 gene encoding mRNA-binding protein PUF3 (similar to Saccharomyces cerevisiae PUF3 (YLL013C); ancestral locus Anc_5.196), with product MSINDPWSYSEMSPPSRATSPIFLQSDNVNAAATATATPNTTAAANNNLPGSKSAMDSELASIVSSLSALSNPVIGNANAAFVNNLNNNNNQIGSFRGTGSDIGDNTGSINNYLDVLKSNTPHSRKSPLSVGTAPPGFSAATFFNSINTKNSVNVSNNNGSVQNAHSVNNNHHAGSLDQRMDILKHYSASVNGPILFNDSINNTMGNNVTAASVGVGGTQTISDVNNIASDDASNNESAGFFETFGKSLVDGTREIENGSKGNLMASLSAGNSLTNVQDLLMRHSTNNSSSIDQQRVNNIDASRSTNVNTNLSVKGRKPSITSSMATDLTAITSATESSTSSYHEMSSSNNASLSTNRNSNIPNPYGDANNQYDMQNVRRNIWNMQNFSTLPVFKPNAIQGVNNYNNHVNDAPPIDPQNSLINPNMFMFPSAMGMPPTATQPVNPMSMQIDNPYFYVDQSNSGNNGNQMKSNNNMENAKNILEENSSKSKMKNNNAINNNNSRNRNNNNNNGTHKPNKQANPYLDNNIPAHVLNSSATNQIKFPKKSGNNNNNNSGNAYNNATQGRNNTKMANSTQQANKIISSQQYHRSALLEEFRNNTTNKQYTLKDIHGHTLEFCKDQHGSRFIQHELAVVKPSEKEIIFNKIRDHILELSDDVFGNYVIQKFFEFGSETQRKVLVENFRGKMIKLSMQMYACRVIQRALEFIEPDQKIELVLELKDCVLPMIKDQNGNHVIQKAIEHIPISEISFILQSLTGQIYHLSTHAYGCRVIQRLLEFGSKENQTAILEELFDFIPYLIQDQYGNYVIQYLLQQKEEDLEQENFSPRIKKAKQEIINIVSENVVDFSKHKFASNVVEKTILYGNKEQRKTILSQILPHDLKHASSLNDDDPMILMMRDQFANYVVQKLVGVTEGEEKKLIVVAIRSYLEKLNSSNSLGNRHLASVEKLAALVENVRID from the coding sequence ATGTCTATTAATGACCCTTGGTCCTACTCAGAGATGTCGCCTCCTTCCAGAGCGACATCTCCGATTTTTTTGCAATCCGATAACGTGAACGCTGCTGCTACTGCTACCGCTACTCCCAATACCACTGCTGCTGCTAATAACAATCTTCCAGGGTCGAAGTCGGCTATGGATTCGGAACTGGCCTCTATTGTGTCGTCTTTGAGTGCGTTGTCGAATCCCGTTATAGGGAACGCAAATGCGGCgtttgtaaataatttaaacaacaacaataatcaGATCGGGTCGTTTAGAGGTACTGGGAGTGATATTGGTGACAACACGGGTTCCATCAACAACTATTTGGATGTTTTGAAGTCAAATACTCCTCATAGCAGGAAATCGCCTCTCTCTGTAGGAACCGCACCTCCTGGCTTCAGTGCGGCTACGTTTTTCAATAGCATTAATACTAAAAACAGTGTCAATGTCTCTAATAACAACGGTTCTGTTCAAAACGCACAttctgtaaataataatcatcATGCAGGCAGTTTGGATCAAAGAATGGACATTCTAAAACATTATTCCGCAAGCGTAAATGGACCAATTCTATTCAATGATAGTATCAACAATACCATGGGTAATAACGTCACCGCTGCTTCCGTCGGTGTCGGCGGTACTCAAACAATCTCCGATGTCAACAATATTGCAAGCGACGATGCTAGTAACAACGAGAGTGCTGGgttttttgaaacatttgGTAAATCATTAGTAGACGGTACTAGGGAAATCGAAAATGGTTCTAAAGGTAATTTGATGGCTAGTTTATCAGCAGGTAATTCTTTGACTAATGTGCAAGATTTACTGATGAGACATTCGACAAATAACTCTAGCAGCATCGATCAACAAAGAGTAAATAATATCGATGCTTCAAGATCAACTAATGTCAACACCAATTTATCAGTCAAGGGAAGAAAACCTTCGATTACTTCTTCAATGGCAACAGATCTCACTGCAATCACTTCTGCAACAGAGTCAAGTACTTCTTCCTATCATGAAATGAGTTCATCAAATAATGCAAGTTTAAGCACAAATAGAAATAGTAATATTCCAAACCCATATGGTGATGCAAATAATCAATATGATATGCAGAATgtaagaagaaatatttggaaCATGCAAAATTTCTCAACTTTGCCTGTCTTCAAACCAAATGCAATTCAAGgtgtaaataattataataaccATGTAAATGATGCTCCTCCAATAGATCCACAAAATTCTTTGATTAATCCTAACATGTTCATGTTTCCATCAGCTATGGGCATGCCACCAACTGCAACTCAACCTGTTAATCCAATGTCCATGCAAATAGATAATCCATATTTTTACGTTGATCAATCAAATTCTGGTAACAATGGTAATCAAATgaaatctaataataacatgGAAAATgctaaaaatattcttgaaGAAAATTCATCCAAGagtaaaatgaaaaataataatgctaTCAACAATAACAACAGTAGAAATagaaacaacaacaataacaatgGAACTCATAAACCAAATAAACAAGCTAATCCATATTTGGATAATAATATACCTGCACATGTTTTGAATTCGAGTGCTActaatcaaataaaatttccAAAGAAATCtggtaataataacaataataacagcGGTAATGCCTACAACAATGCCACTCAAGGAAGAAATAATACTAAGATGGCTAACTCAACTCAACAAGctaacaaaattatttcctCACAGCAATACCATAGATCAGCTCTGTTGGAAGAGTTTAGAAATAATACTACGAACAAACAATATACTTTGAAAGATATTCATGGTCATACCTTAGAATTTTGTAAAGATCAACATGGTTCAAGATTTATTCAACATGAATTAGCTGTTGTAAAACCTTCAGAAAAGgaaattatctttaataaaattagagatcatattttagaattatCTGATGACGTGTTTGGGAACTATGTTATTCagaaattttttgaatttggaTCGGAAACTCAAAGAAAAGTCTTAgttgaaaattttagaGGTAAAATGATTAAACTTTCAATGCAAATGTATGCATGTCGTGTAATTCAAAGAGCTCTAGAATTTATTGAACCTgatcaaaaaattgaattggTATTAGAATTAAAGGATTGTGTATTGCCAATGATTAAAGATCAAAACGGTAATCATGTTATTCAAAAGGCAATTGAACATATACCGATTTCAGAAATATCATTCATTCTACAATCTTTAACTGGacaaatttatcatttgtCTACACATGCATATGGGTGTAGAGTTATTCAAAGATTATTAGAATTTGGTTCAAAGGAAAATCAAACTGCCATTTTGGAGGAATTATTCGATTTCATTCCTTATTTGATTCAAGATCAATATGGTAATTATGtcattcaatatttattgcaacaaaaagaagaagactTGGAAcaagaaaatttttctCCTCGTATTAAGAAAGCTAaacaagaaattattaatattgtttcagaaaatgttgttgatttttcaaaacataAATTTGCCTCCAATGTTGTTGAAAAGACAATTTTATATGGAAATAAAGAACAGAGAAAAACTATTTTATCTCAAATCTTGCCTCATGATTTGAAGCATGCATCCTcattaaatgatgatgatccaatgattttaatgatgAGAGATCAATTTGCCAACTATGTGGTCCAAAAATTAGTTGGTGTCACAGAAGGTGAAGAAAAGAAGTTGATTGTTGTTGCGATTAGATCttatttggaaaaattgaattcatcaaattcgCTAGGTAATAGACATTTAGCTAGTGTTGAAAAACTAGCTGCTTTAGTTGAAAATGTTCGTATTGATTAA
- the HGH1 gene encoding Hgh1p (similar to Saccharomyces cerevisiae HGH1 (YGR187C); ancestral locus Anc_5.194): MPTQLEELVSFLHSPQPAVRQIALDNLVGFSTGTNAAIFKYDNYRAIEDLKDLSKEKSKPLVQQSVTILANLCDDVVARRLIIKDEKYLKYLSLKICDLNNSSADIMCILLSNLAKEDGITAVLNFVTGKDDDELPTLDASTFKSQYVMDCLIDCFVKGYDRKLNKFATFDYLAYFFADISRFRKGREYFITAQEYDNVVPISKLLVFTEKYDSKTRREGVASTIKNSLFDSESHEKILNDEDINLLPYILLPITNAKDSEIDEEDMFNLPDELQLLPEDKVRDPVPEIICVHLESILLLCTTSAGREYMRSKSVYPLVRELHKNIDNEEIDELCNRIVNMLMRGEPAQNSNIEEMPVKNAEDSADAILETVKWI, encoded by the coding sequence ATGCCTACTCAATTGGAAGAATTAGTATCTTTTCTGCACTCTCCACAACCTGCTGTCAGACAAATAGCTTTGGATAACCTGGTTGGTTTCAGTACTGGTACTAATGCTgctatttttaaatatgacAACTATAGAGCtattgaagatttaaaagatttatcCAAGGAAAAATCAAAACCTCTAGTTCAACAGTCAGTTACCATTCTAGCTAATTTATGTGACGATGTTGTCGCCAGAAGATTAATCATAAAGGATGAGAAGTATTTGAAGTACTTGTCGTTGAAAATTTGTGATTTGAATAACAGTAGTGCCGATATTATGTGCATATTACTAAGCAATCTAGCGAAGGAAGATGGTATCACAGCTGTTTTGAACTTTGTTACAGgtaaagatgatgatgaacTTCCAACTTTGGATGCTTCAACTTTCAAAAGTCAATACGTCATGGACTGTCTAATAGACTGTTTTGTCAAGGGCTACGATagaaaattgaataaattcGCTACTTTTGACTATTTAGCTTATTTCTTTGCTGATATCTCAAGATTTAGAAAGGGTAGGGAATATTTCATTACCGCCCAAGAATATGATAATGTCGTTCCAATCTCCAAATTATTAGTTTTCactgaaaaatatgattcTAAAACTAGAAGAGAAGGTGTCGCTTCCACtatcaaaaattctttGTTTGATTCAGAAAGTcatgaaaaaattttaaacgATGAGGATATCAATTTATTAccatatattttattaccAATCACCAATGCCAAGGATTCtgaaattgatgaagaagatatgTTTAATTTACCTGATGAATTGCAATTACTGCCAGAAGATAAAGTAAGAGATCCAGTCCCAGAAATTATCTGCGTTCACTTGGAAagtatattattattatgcaCCACTTCTGCCGGTAGAGAATACATGAGAAGTAAATCTGTCTATCCATTAGTCAGAGAATTgcataaaaatattgataatgaagaaatcgATGAATTGTGTAACAGAATTGTCAACATGTTGATGAGAGGTGAACCAGCCCAAAATAGTAACATTGAAGAAATGCCAGTTAAGAATGCTGAAGATTCTGCCGATGCTATTCTTGAAACGGTAAAATGGATCTAG